A genome region from Natronobeatus ordinarius includes the following:
- a CDS encoding stage II sporulation protein M, giving the protein MDDRPIPPRNWLVVALLTVVVASATSLVALLGPGLVDVAVGAVGVGIVAAALVVAVPDRLAGAWAEHRPYVYFSVGLFAFGGLLGAALLAAGIDLTELFLEALGEEFAPEDPGEEFELELTATFFVVQNTPPFLFSIAGAITLGLFTAIIMLVNGLLIGNIALSMAAVVGVDFILVGLLPHGIFELPALFVAAGVGFRLVHRFGQRILGSREAFVTKAYLSRTAVLVVFAWLLLVVAAFVEAYLTPALLDALFAARLEEAPAAAVVVPFVVG; this is encoded by the coding sequence ATGGACGATCGTCCGATCCCCCCGCGAAACTGGCTCGTCGTGGCGCTTCTCACCGTCGTCGTGGCGTCCGCAACGAGTCTCGTCGCGCTGCTCGGCCCGGGTCTGGTCGACGTCGCCGTCGGTGCCGTCGGCGTTGGGATCGTCGCCGCGGCGCTCGTCGTCGCCGTCCCCGACCGCCTCGCTGGGGCCTGGGCCGAACACCGCCCCTACGTCTACTTCTCGGTCGGCCTGTTCGCGTTCGGCGGGCTCCTGGGCGCCGCGCTTCTCGCCGCGGGGATCGACCTCACCGAACTGTTCCTCGAGGCCCTCGGCGAGGAGTTCGCCCCCGAGGACCCCGGGGAGGAGTTCGAACTCGAGCTGACGGCGACCTTTTTCGTCGTCCAGAACACGCCGCCGTTCCTGTTCTCGATCGCCGGCGCGATCACGCTCGGCCTGTTCACGGCGATCATCATGCTGGTGAACGGCCTACTCATCGGTAACATCGCCCTCTCGATGGCGGCGGTCGTCGGCGTCGACTTCATCCTCGTCGGCTTGCTCCCCCACGGCATCTTCGAACTCCCCGCGCTGTTCGTCGCCGCCGGCGTCGGTTTCCGGCTGGTCCATCGCTTCGGACAGCGCATCCTCGGCTCGCGCGAGGCGTTCGTGACGAAAGCGTACCTCTCGCGGACGGCCGTCCTTGTCGTCTTCGCCTGGCTCTTGCTCGTCGTCGCGGCGTTCGTCGAGGCCTACCTCACGCCCGCGTTGCTCGACGCCCTGTTCGCCGCGCGACTCGAGGAAGCGCCCGCCGCGGCGGTCGTCGTCCCGTTCGTCGTCGGCTGA
- a CDS encoding winged-helix domain-containing protein: MSQGRDDAGRFEESVTEQEILKVFDYEDDPVLTAPEVADGLRRFGKQITPEGVRNRLGEMDEKGLVSRKKLGARAVGWWAEVAPELDSSTAKTIDSRKESDEWEEL; encoded by the coding sequence ATGAGCCAAGGACGTGATGATGCGGGCCGATTTGAGGAGTCTGTTACCGAACAAGAGATTCTCAAAGTATTCGACTACGAGGATGATCCAGTCCTCACAGCGCCAGAAGTTGCTGACGGCCTTCGGCGGTTTGGGAAACAAATCACCCCTGAAGGGGTCCGAAACCGGCTTGGGGAGATGGACGAGAAAGGACTCGTCAGTCGGAAAAAGCTCGGTGCAAGAGCTGTGGGGTGGTGGGCAGAGGTTGCCCCTGAGCTGGATTCTAGCACTGCCAAAACGATCGACTCAAGAAAGGAGTCTGACGAGTGGGAGGAATTGTAG
- the fni gene encoding type 2 isopentenyl-diphosphate Delta-isomerase, whose protein sequence is MPETSDRKDDHIRIIQEEDVETTGTGFEDVELVHEALPEIHRDEIDTSIDLFGHELAAPIVIESMTGGHPNTTKINRNLAAAAEQTGIAMGVGSQRAGLELDDPDLLESYTVVRDAGPDAFLYGNVGAAQLLEYDVGDVERAVEMIEADAMAIHLNFLQEAVQPEGDVDARGCLREIERVASELSVPVIVKETGNGISRETAERLAEAGVDAIDTAGKGGTTWSGIESYRAAAVGATRQEKVGQLFRAWGVPTAVSTLEAAAVHDTVIASGGVRSGLDVAKAIALGAQAGGLAKPFLSPAGQGVDAVVELIEDLRLELTTAMFVTGSASVADLQQTDYVVLGRTQAYLEQR, encoded by the coding sequence ATGCCCGAAACATCCGACCGGAAAGACGACCACATACGCATCATTCAGGAAGAAGACGTCGAGACCACCGGGACCGGATTCGAGGACGTCGAACTGGTCCACGAGGCGCTGCCCGAGATCCATCGGGACGAGATCGACACCTCGATCGACCTCTTCGGTCACGAGCTGGCCGCGCCGATCGTCATCGAGAGCATGACCGGCGGGCATCCGAACACGACGAAGATCAACCGGAACCTCGCCGCCGCAGCCGAGCAGACGGGCATCGCGATGGGCGTCGGCAGCCAGCGCGCCGGCCTCGAGCTCGACGATCCCGACCTCCTCGAGTCCTACACCGTCGTCCGCGACGCCGGCCCCGACGCCTTCCTCTACGGCAACGTCGGCGCGGCGCAGTTGCTCGAGTACGACGTCGGCGACGTCGAGCGAGCCGTCGAGATGATCGAGGCCGACGCGATGGCGATCCACCTGAACTTCCTCCAGGAGGCCGTCCAGCCCGAGGGCGACGTCGACGCTCGCGGCTGCCTACGCGAGATCGAGCGCGTCGCCTCGGAGTTGAGCGTCCCGGTGATCGTCAAGGAGACGGGCAACGGCATCTCGCGGGAGACGGCCGAACGGCTCGCCGAGGCGGGCGTCGACGCGATCGACACCGCCGGCAAGGGCGGCACGACGTGGTCGGGCATCGAGTCCTACCGCGCCGCGGCCGTTGGGGCCACCCGGCAGGAGAAAGTCGGCCAGCTGTTTCGCGCCTGGGGCGTCCCAACGGCCGTCAGCACGCTCGAGGCCGCGGCGGTTCACGACACCGTCATCGCCAGCGGCGGCGTCCGCTCGGGGCTCGACGTCGCGAAGGCCATCGCCCTCGGCGCGCAGGCGGGTGGACTCGCCAAACCCTTCCTGAGTCCCGCCGGGCAGGGCGTCGACGCCGTCGTCGAACTGATCGAGGACCTCCGCCTCGAGCTCACCACGGCGATGTTCGTCACCGGCTCGGCGTCGGTCGCTGACCTCCAGCAGACGGACTACGTCGTTCTCGGTCGGACGCAGGCGTACCTCGAGCAGCGGTAG
- a CDS encoding permease, with protein MIPELPADALVDSWEYFLHLLTILVPLFIGASFLVGLAQEYLPPERVEAFLRKRNRGSGNVAAAGLGAVTPFCSCSTVPVLAGLLGAGAPLGLAFSFLLASPIVNWIAVFLLLGLFSLEVTVAYVLAALLAAVVGGLVIDSLALERYVKDVQVTAGNRTITTDGGSPTCGGEGGSCSRPVGPADRSHRDRIGTAGRGALSFFWETLPYLLLGVAIGALIHGAVPQTLLHRVAGPENPFAVPLAALAGAPLYVSISGMLPIAAALADQGIPIGTVLAFVIGGAGVSIPNLILLNKLFEWRLLAVYVATVVATGITVGLTFNAFVGTIA; from the coding sequence GTGATTCCGGAACTGCCTGCCGACGCGCTGGTCGACTCCTGGGAGTACTTCCTGCATCTACTGACGATACTCGTCCCGCTGTTTATCGGAGCCTCGTTTCTCGTCGGCCTCGCGCAGGAGTATTTGCCGCCCGAACGCGTCGAGGCGTTTCTTCGCAAGCGCAACCGCGGCTCGGGCAACGTTGCGGCCGCCGGACTCGGTGCCGTGACGCCTTTCTGTTCGTGCTCGACCGTGCCCGTCCTCGCCGGGCTGCTCGGGGCGGGTGCGCCGCTCGGGCTCGCCTTCTCGTTCCTGCTCGCCTCGCCGATCGTCAACTGGATCGCCGTCTTCCTGCTGCTCGGGCTGTTCAGCCTCGAGGTGACCGTCGCCTACGTTCTCGCGGCCCTGCTGGCCGCGGTCGTCGGCGGCCTCGTCATCGACTCGCTCGCCCTCGAGCGCTACGTCAAGGACGTCCAGGTGACGGCGGGGAACCGGACGATCACCACCGACGGCGGGTCTCCGACCTGTGGCGGCGAGGGTGGAAGCTGTTCGCGTCCCGTGGGGCCGGCCGATCGGAGCCACCGCGATCGGATCGGAACGGCCGGTCGCGGGGCGCTGTCCTTCTTCTGGGAGACGCTCCCGTATCTCCTCCTGGGGGTCGCGATCGGTGCGCTGATCCACGGTGCGGTGCCCCAGACGCTGCTTCACCGGGTGGCCGGCCCCGAGAATCCCTTCGCCGTCCCGCTCGCGGCACTGGCCGGCGCGCCGCTGTACGTGAGCATCAGCGGGATGCTTCCGATCGCGGCGGCACTGGCCGACCAGGGCATCCCGATCGGAACGGTGCTCGCGTTCGTCATCGGCGGTGCGGGCGTCAGCATCCCGAACCTGATCCTGCTCAACAAGCTGTTCGAGTGGCGGCTGCTCGCGGTGTACGTCGCGACCGTCGTCGCCACCGGGATCACCGTCGGGCTGACGTTCAACGCGTTCGTCGGGACGATCGCCTAG
- a CDS encoding ArsR/SmtB family transcription factor, translating into MADANGVDLEDELLDRLADGATCGLPELRDRRVDEASVDRQLRAFKALANDHRIRILEALRDGELCACELEAILDAPQSTVASHLGRLRDVGLVHTRKSGKWTYYRIADTATLQLLDLAEALETTGDEA; encoded by the coding sequence ATGGCAGACGCCAACGGCGTCGACCTCGAGGACGAACTCCTCGATCGACTCGCAGATGGGGCGACGTGTGGCCTGCCGGAGCTTCGTGACCGCCGTGTCGACGAGGCGTCGGTGGACCGCCAGCTGCGGGCGTTCAAGGCGCTCGCGAACGACCACCGCATCCGCATCCTCGAGGCGCTGCGCGACGGCGAGCTCTGTGCCTGCGAACTCGAGGCGATCCTCGACGCTCCCCAGTCGACGGTCGCCTCCCACCTCGGTCGGCTGCGTGACGTCGGGCTCGTCCACACGCGCAAGTCCGGCAAGTGGACCTACTACCGGATCGCCGACACGGCGACGCTCCAGCTGCTCGACTTAGCCGAGGCGCTCGAGACGACGGGTGATGAGGCGTGA
- the rpiA gene encoding ribose-5-phosphate isomerase RpiA codes for MKTEGGSEAAKRRAGERAAEAVEDGMVVGLGTGSTAAYAIEAIGRAVEDGLAVRGIPTSYQSRQLAIEVGIPLTTLEEVDGVDLAIDGADQVAEGDLIKGGGAAHTREKVVDATADRFLVVADPSKLVETLERPVPVEVLPAARPVVADRVRELGGEPELRAAERKDGPVVTDNGNLVLDCAFGELDEPGELATSLSAIPGVLEHGLFVGLADAVYVGTADGVERRTYRAGK; via the coding sequence ATGAAGACCGAAGGTGGATCCGAGGCGGCAAAACGCCGTGCCGGCGAGCGTGCGGCCGAGGCGGTCGAGGACGGGATGGTCGTCGGACTCGGGACGGGGTCGACGGCCGCCTACGCCATCGAGGCGATCGGTCGGGCGGTCGAAGACGGGCTCGCGGTTCGGGGCATCCCGACCTCGTATCAGTCCCGACAGCTCGCGATCGAGGTCGGGATTCCGTTGACCACGCTCGAGGAGGTCGACGGCGTGGACCTCGCGATCGACGGCGCAGATCAGGTGGCCGAGGGCGACCTGATCAAAGGCGGCGGGGCGGCGCACACCCGCGAGAAGGTCGTCGACGCGACGGCCGACCGCTTTCTCGTCGTCGCCGACCCCTCGAAGCTGGTCGAGACGCTCGAGCGGCCGGTTCCCGTCGAAGTGCTGCCGGCGGCACGGCCCGTCGTTGCCGACCGCGTTCGGGAGCTGGGCGGCGAGCCCGAGCTGCGGGCGGCCGAACGGAAGGACGGCCCCGTCGTGACCGACAACGGCAACCTCGTGCTCGACTGCGCGTTCGGCGAGCTCGACGAGCCCGGCGAACTGGCGACGTCCCTGTCGGCGATCCCGGGCGTCCTCGAGCACGGCCTGTTCGTCGGGCTCGCGGACGCGGTCTACGTCGGGACCGCAGACGGCGTCGAACGACGGACGTACCGAGCCGGGAAATGA
- a CDS encoding ABC transporter ATP-binding protein: MSDAAETAVALTDVRKTYYVGEPVHALDGVTLEIPRGSYTAIMGPSGSGKSTLMNLVGCLDTPTEGVVAIDGQEVTALSERERTRLRGREVGFVFQTFNLMPRLSTLENVALPQLFQDVGQADRHERARDLLERVGLGDRADHLPNELSGGQRQRVALARALVNDPAIVLADEPTGNLDTDTEASVLDLFESFHEAGTTMIVVTHERHVAERAERVVHLLDGRIERIEELEGTGRPTPGETDTAVDGSGDEGANQGETEAER; this comes from the coding sequence ATGAGCGATGCGGCGGAGACGGCGGTCGCGTTGACCGACGTCCGCAAAACGTATTACGTCGGCGAGCCGGTGCACGCCCTCGACGGCGTCACGCTCGAGATTCCGCGGGGGTCGTACACCGCGATCATGGGCCCGAGCGGCTCGGGCAAGTCGACGCTGATGAACCTCGTCGGCTGTCTCGACACGCCGACGGAGGGGGTGGTGGCGATCGACGGTCAGGAGGTGACTGCCCTGAGCGAGCGCGAGCGAACCCGGCTGCGCGGGCGGGAGGTCGGCTTCGTCTTCCAGACGTTCAACCTCATGCCCCGGCTTTCCACGCTCGAGAACGTCGCCCTCCCGCAACTCTTCCAGGACGTCGGCCAGGCCGACCGTCACGAGCGAGCCCGGGACCTGCTCGAGCGCGTCGGCCTCGGCGACCGGGCGGACCACCTCCCGAACGAGCTCTCGGGCGGCCAGCGCCAGCGGGTCGCCCTCGCCCGGGCGCTCGTGAACGATCCCGCCATCGTGCTGGCCGACGAGCCGACGGGTAACCTCGATACCGACACCGAGGCGTCGGTGCTCGACCTCTTCGAGTCGTTTCACGAGGCCGGGACCACGATGATCGTCGTCACCCACGAGCGCCACGTCGCCGAACGCGCCGAACGCGTCGTCCACTTACTCGACGGGCGGATCGAACGAATCGAGGAGCTCGAGGGGACTGGCCGGCCGACGCCAGGGGAGACGGACACCGCAGTCGACGGTTCCGGGGACGAAGGCGCGAATCAAGGTGAGACGGAGGCCGAGCGCTGA
- a CDS encoding ABC transporter permease: protein MRPLEFLRLSWRSIRGHKLRSSLTTLGVIIGIAAVIAFVTLGASLQAGIIGDISPDDQRNLYGWAADPDVEGGPAAGAQPVFSEADLEAVSDLEAVEAAYGYGTIQTQGLTYEGEQVAQGDGLVASGPSYIREERLSEGRQFDPGEREAVINPAAAERFEENVTVGDDLTVTLLGGEQTTVEVVGITDTSEGLSPFEGFESAPRLYVPTDPFYAEQTAGLGIGDEGGEGARYIAIVVEAESADEAAIDDARESATAYLESDESDAGELMGEELAVSMQTSTELLQQLQDILDLLQNFIVGIAAISLLVGSIGIANIMLVSVTERTREIGIMKAVGAQNRDVLGLFLAEAVVLGIVGAIFGTALGLAAGYAGAWYIDLPLVYPYEYVALAIGVGILVGILSGLYPAWRAARTDPIDALRYE from the coding sequence ATGCGGCCGCTCGAGTTTCTCAGACTCTCCTGGCGGTCGATCCGCGGCCACAAGCTGCGCTCCTCGCTGACGACGCTCGGGGTGATCATCGGAATCGCGGCGGTGATCGCCTTCGTCACCCTCGGGGCGAGCCTCCAGGCGGGGATCATCGGCGACATCAGCCCGGACGACCAGCGAAACCTCTACGGCTGGGCAGCCGACCCCGACGTCGAGGGTGGCCCGGCCGCGGGCGCCCAGCCGGTGTTCAGCGAGGCCGACCTCGAGGCGGTGAGCGACCTCGAGGCCGTCGAGGCGGCCTACGGCTACGGAACGATCCAGACCCAGGGGCTCACCTACGAGGGCGAGCAGGTGGCCCAAGGCGACGGCCTCGTCGCGTCGGGGCCGTCGTACATCCGGGAAGAACGCCTCAGCGAGGGGCGACAGTTCGACCCCGGCGAGCGCGAGGCGGTGATCAACCCCGCGGCGGCCGAGCGGTTCGAGGAGAACGTGACCGTCGGGGATGATCTCACCGTCACGCTACTCGGCGGCGAGCAGACCACAGTTGAGGTCGTCGGCATCACCGACACCTCCGAGGGACTGAGCCCGTTCGAGGGGTTCGAGTCCGCGCCGCGGCTCTACGTCCCCACGGACCCGTTCTATGCCGAGCAGACGGCCGGGCTGGGGATCGGCGACGAGGGCGGGGAAGGTGCCCGGTACATCGCGATCGTCGTCGAGGCCGAGTCGGCCGACGAGGCGGCGATCGACGACGCTCGAGAGAGCGCGACCGCCTACCTCGAGAGCGACGAGTCGGACGCCGGCGAACTCATGGGCGAGGAGCTCGCGGTCTCGATGCAGACGAGCACCGAACTCCTCCAGCAGCTGCAGGACATTCTCGACCTGTTGCAGAACTTCATCGTCGGCATCGCCGCCATCTCGCTGCTCGTTGGCTCGATCGGCATCGCGAACATCATGCTCGTCTCGGTGACCGAGCGGACCCGCGAGATCGGGATTATGAAGGCCGTCGGCGCGCAGAACCGCGACGTCCTCGGGCTGTTCCTGGCCGAAGCCGTTGTTCTGGGCATCGTCGGCGCGATCTTCGGGACGGCGCTCGGGTTGGCCGCGGGCTACGCAGGGGCGTGGTACATCGATCTCCCGCTGGTCTACCCCTACGAGTACGTCGCCCTCGCGATCGGCGTCGGCATCCTCGTGGGGATCCTCTCGGGGCTCTACCCGGCGTGGCGGGCCGCGAGAACGGACCCGATCGACGCGCTGCGCTATGAGTGA
- a CDS encoding DUF5518 domain-containing protein: MASRHTFVTALVGAVVGVVLSFLPFSTVIGGVVTGFLEGPDGRDATLAGALAGLIMFVPIGLFAFVALWFLGFGLGFAGLPIEGFLFLLLALGLGVSMVLVYTVGLAALGGYLGAYLAREYPESHANTRESMRMPPAETELQGRSRATSQPEPTRWHESHEEADEERLEK; encoded by the coding sequence ATGGCCTCTCGCCACACGTTCGTCACCGCGCTCGTCGGTGCGGTCGTCGGCGTCGTCCTCTCGTTTCTCCCGTTCTCGACGGTCATCGGCGGCGTCGTCACCGGGTTTCTGGAGGGTCCCGACGGCCGTGACGCGACGCTCGCCGGTGCCCTCGCTGGGCTGATCATGTTCGTCCCGATCGGACTGTTCGCGTTCGTCGCCCTCTGGTTTCTGGGGTTCGGCCTGGGATTTGCCGGACTCCCGATCGAGGGCTTTCTCTTCTTGTTGCTGGCGCTCGGGCTCGGCGTCTCGATGGTGCTGGTTTACACCGTCGGCCTGGCCGCCCTCGGGGGGTATCTCGGCGCGTACCTCGCCCGCGAGTATCCGGAGTCACACGCCAATACCCGCGAGTCGATGCGGATGCCACCGGCCGAAACGGAACTTCAGGGCCGCTCGCGAGCGACGTCTCAACCGGAGCCGACGAGGTGGCACGAATCGCACGAGGAAGCGGACGAGGAGCGACTCGAGAAGTGA
- a CDS encoding AI-2E family transporter, which yields MTATRRHVLAGIVVVLGLVTGAILLEVLGTILFALTVAYVLLPVHGWLVRRGLSAWTAGVVATLIGFLGAVAVFSPIVYTLYVRRDELIAVLELLPEEVTVTVAGGSLSIETVEAQAWAVGQVQTLAISLATAAPELAVKFALFVILLFALLLKADDAIRATVAPVPHEYRDVVYALGLRIRETLYAIYVLQLATAVVTLLVGYPLFWLLEYEAPFTLALIAAILQFVPIIGPSLLVVPLALYEVVIAGDVVRGVLVGVLGVVLIAWGPDVTVRPRLARRSAGMPGSLYFVGFTGGLFTLGAIGIVVGPVIVAVFVEAVSLLSEEVNDREARLIEAELDSVEAAHGEDAFDVDLESSLQKAREDAIEVDAHEGAFEDGTREDAVEHGSTTPRSQAREDFTESGEPPSP from the coding sequence GTGACTGCCACCCGCCGACACGTCCTGGCCGGGATCGTGGTCGTTCTCGGCCTCGTGACGGGTGCCATCCTGCTCGAGGTCCTGGGCACGATTCTCTTCGCGCTCACCGTGGCGTACGTTCTCCTGCCGGTTCACGGCTGGCTGGTCAGGCGGGGCCTCTCGGCGTGGACCGCCGGAGTCGTCGCGACGCTGATCGGGTTTCTGGGGGCGGTAGCGGTCTTCTCCCCGATCGTGTACACCCTCTACGTCCGTCGAGACGAGTTGATCGCCGTCCTCGAACTGCTCCCCGAGGAGGTGACGGTAACGGTCGCCGGGGGGTCGCTTTCGATCGAGACCGTCGAGGCCCAGGCGTGGGCGGTCGGGCAGGTCCAGACGCTCGCCATCTCGCTCGCGACTGCCGCGCCCGAGCTGGCGGTGAAGTTTGCCCTCTTCGTCATCTTGCTGTTTGCGCTGTTGTTGAAAGCCGACGACGCGATCCGCGCGACGGTTGCGCCGGTCCCGCACGAGTATCGCGACGTCGTCTACGCGCTCGGGCTTCGGATCCGAGAGACGCTGTACGCCATCTACGTTCTCCAGCTGGCGACCGCCGTGGTGACGTTGCTCGTCGGTTACCCGTTGTTCTGGCTCCTCGAGTACGAGGCGCCGTTCACGCTGGCGTTGATCGCTGCCATCCTGCAGTTCGTTCCCATCATCGGCCCGAGCCTGCTCGTCGTTCCGCTCGCGCTCTATGAGGTCGTGATCGCCGGCGACGTCGTCCGGGGCGTCCTCGTCGGCGTCCTCGGCGTCGTGTTGATCGCCTGGGGGCCGGACGTCACCGTCAGACCCCGGCTGGCGCGACGCTCCGCAGGGATGCCGGGTAGCCTCTACTTCGTCGGCTTCACCGGTGGACTGTTCACGCTGGGGGCGATCGGTATCGTCGTCGGGCCGGTGATCGTCGCGGTGTTCGTCGAGGCCGTCTCCCTGCTGTCCGAGGAGGTCAACGATCGCGAGGCCAGGCTGATCGAGGCCGAACTCGACTCCGTCGAGGCGGCCCACGGGGAGGACGCATTCGACGTCGACCTGGAATCGTCCCTGCAGAAGGCCCGCGAAGACGCGATCGAGGTCGACGCCCACGAGGGGGCGTTCGAGGATGGGACTCGCGAGGACGCTGTCGAACACGGTTCGACGACCCCTCGTTCACAGGCTCGCGAGGACTTCACCGAAAGCGGCGAGCCACCGTCTCCCTGA
- a CDS encoding thiamine ABC transporter substrate-binding protein — protein sequence MNRRTVLHALGCGAAVGFAGCQAREDDEEEPVEEAEDTLVVATVESIVEPVDKRDAADDEDDETEESAGEWLRAAFEEAYDVDLEWTVPEDGVNHYVQRARQDAVIEPDVYLGLTVDDLAFVDEELGAGGLFDPLERDRLERDGRVQAAYDFGDPFDRVIPYGTEYVSLVFDEAAVDPPKTFVDLTDPAYEGTLLVPNARRSVLGRSFLFWTIDAVGEDGYVEYWNELLENDVRLLPSRRETADAYLRGDRPMAVSHSAVRVAAVEADRDLSRYQVSFLDEQGYANVGGMAVFADPSTPDLAADFLDFVLSREVQSELASRTHRFPAVTDEYVDLEPPFAEYALEPPDAAMLRYDDLEGSLDGWLDTWAQLVAGR from the coding sequence ATGAACCGACGAACCGTCCTGCACGCCCTGGGGTGTGGGGCCGCCGTCGGGTTCGCCGGCTGTCAGGCCCGGGAGGACGACGAGGAAGAGCCCGTCGAGGAAGCCGAGGATACGCTCGTCGTCGCCACGGTCGAGTCGATCGTCGAGCCGGTCGACAAACGCGACGCGGCCGACGACGAGGACGACGAGACGGAAGAGTCCGCAGGTGAGTGGCTCAGAGCGGCTTTCGAGGAGGCGTACGACGTCGACCTCGAGTGGACGGTTCCCGAGGACGGAGTCAACCACTACGTCCAGCGTGCCCGGCAGGACGCGGTGATCGAACCCGACGTCTACCTCGGACTCACCGTCGACGACCTCGCATTCGTCGACGAGGAACTCGGCGCTGGCGGACTGTTCGATCCCCTCGAGCGCGATCGACTCGAGCGGGACGGCCGCGTCCAGGCGGCCTACGACTTCGGCGATCCGTTCGATCGCGTGATACCCTACGGGACGGAGTACGTCAGCCTCGTCTTCGACGAGGCCGCGGTCGATCCGCCGAAGACGTTCGTCGATCTCACCGATCCCGCCTACGAGGGGACGCTGCTCGTCCCGAACGCCCGGCGATCTGTGCTCGGCCGGTCGTTTCTGTTCTGGACGATCGACGCCGTCGGCGAGGACGGCTACGTCGAGTACTGGAACGAACTGCTCGAAAACGACGTTCGTCTCCTCCCCAGCCGGCGAGAAACCGCCGACGCGTACCTGAGGGGAGATCGCCCGATGGCCGTCTCTCACTCTGCGGTCCGGGTCGCCGCCGTCGAAGCCGATCGCGATCTCTCACGGTACCAGGTTTCGTTTCTCGACGAACAGGGGTACGCGAACGTTGGAGGGATGGCAGTCTTCGCAGACCCCAGCACTCCCGACCTGGCGGCCGACTTCCTCGACTTCGTGCTCTCGAGGGAGGTCCAGTCGGAACTCGCCTCCCGAACCCACCGCTTTCCCGCCGTCACCGACGAGTACGTCGACCTCGAGCCGCCGTTCGCCGAGTACGCACTCGAACCGCCCGACGCCGCGATGCTCCGCTACGACGACCTCGAGGGGAGCCTCGACGGGTGGCTCGATACCTGGGCGCAGCTCGTCGCAGGCAGGTAA
- a CDS encoding helix-turn-helix domain-containing protein, with protein sequence MSRADTTDDRQSTPATAPIQAVLRVEPSPEAACPVLESGPQRGTVTQDVVDGDTRLCRATVGDDHDRLFLEATVGDGCVCPVFRRHNCVASVDSVEDGALFVSLSTTDRDELAAIVTSLRAHGATVTLERATSGDVDTDRPSFELVIDDLTAIQRETLRVAVESGYYERPRRTDLGALADRFGVSRSAVSQRLSAVESKLVHELVDAMDAADTDDERTTL encoded by the coding sequence ATGTCCCGCGCTGACACGACCGACGATCGCCAATCGACACCCGCTACAGCTCCCATTCAGGCTGTGCTCAGAGTCGAACCGTCGCCTGAGGCCGCCTGTCCAGTTCTCGAATCGGGACCGCAGCGCGGGACGGTCACCCAGGACGTCGTCGACGGCGACACTCGTCTGTGTCGGGCAACAGTTGGTGACGACCACGACCGACTGTTTCTCGAGGCGACCGTCGGCGACGGCTGTGTCTGCCCGGTCTTTCGCCGCCACAACTGCGTGGCGTCGGTCGACTCGGTCGAAGACGGCGCGCTTTTCGTCTCGCTCTCGACGACGGACCGTGACGAACTCGCGGCGATCGTCACTTCCCTCAGAGCCCACGGCGCGACGGTGACCCTCGAGCGCGCGACCAGTGGTGACGTCGATACTGATCGTCCCTCGTTCGAACTCGTAATCGACGATCTGACCGCGATCCAGCGAGAGACGCTCCGGGTTGCCGTCGAATCCGGCTACTACGAGCGTCCGCGACGAACCGACCTCGGAGCGCTCGCCGACCGGTTCGGCGTCTCGCGGTCGGCGGTTTCCCAGCGGCTCTCGGCAGTCGAGTCGAAACTGGTCCACGAACTGGTCGACGCGATGGACGCCGCCGACACCGACGACGAACGGACGACGCTGTAG